The sequence ATCTGATGGTAAATAGTTACGAATAGTTTTAGCTTTGGTCGGAGATTCGACAATAACGAGAGTTGACATGGAAATTTCAAGAAAAATATAGCTGCTGGGCTAAAAAGTCAAAGTGGTACAATCGATTGTTAATGTCAAGATAAAATTTCACTGCCGAGCAAGACAATAACTGTTATATAAAATGCCCAGCTTTATTTAAAACCCTTTTTTATTGGGGTTTCAACCCCCGGACACTTTTTTAAGGCAATGTAAATACCTCTCAAAAATAAGATAGTGGGAATCGGGCGATTGAGGAAGGCAGTTATTTCAATCTTTAACTTATATTGGACGTAATTGGCGACTACCATTTTTATTTATTGGTCTTTAAAGTTGGAAAAATCAATCCAGATGACACCAATCAAATGCCTACCAGTTAAGATTATTCGGGATTTTTAATCCGTTGGCTTAATTGTTTTCCATTTTTTATTATTTTTTGCCAATATTTAGAATTGTGCCAAAATCAAATTTAAATAAGTACCGTATTTCAAACAGATGATTTGACTACGAGCGCGAGGAAAAACTATGAAACCGATTCGTCAAGGGGATGTAATTTTACTTCCCGTAAAGCCAACTGAAGGCAACAAACTAGATGGCTTACGGGAAGACCTTGATAACTTTGTTTTAGCAGAAGGAGAAGTTACCGGGCATAAACATCGTATATCTGAAGGACAAGCACGATTATATACAGAGAATAGCGACTTATATCTACGTGTTTTTTCTGGTAATGCCTTACTGTTTCACGAAGAACACGGTTCCATCGATGTACCTCAAGGCGGTTGGCTGGTGAGAATTCAACGCGAATATGAACCAGAAGGATGGCGCTATGTTACCGATTAAATTCTTACTTAGATAGTAATTTTTGTAATTGCAGTAGAAGTTATATTGGAGAAACCTGATTGTTTTTCGTTGTCTATACAACCACACTTATAGGTTCAAATATCGATATAGTATCCATATTGTGCTGTCAATTAACTAGCAATTAATTACTTAAAACCTAAATTTAAATTTATAAAAATAGATAAGTGTAATTGCTGCAATCCAATTTAATCGCAGGCAGTCAATAACATCTAATCTTAAGTCTAAGCAATATAGATATTTGATTTGTGTATATCGCCAACGGTTAGTTTTACTACTTGGTAAATTAAGCAGTTTCTTTATAAATTACCAATATAATTAGACTATGAAAGTGATAGTAAAAACTGATATTTTTCTTCCGTTCGTGCAATCAACGGCAAGGATTTTGCATTGTCCCTATAGATAATAAGCAAAGAGAGCAAAAAAGTTGTGGTAGGATAATCCAGGAGAAGTACGTTCGGTAATTGTGTTCTTGTTATTAAGTAAAAGTCGCAAGCAGCTTTCCGGATGTCCCCTCTGCACGGTTGGATTCTGGAGAGTCTCATGTCAATCTACGTTGGAAATTTATCATACGATGTTACTCAAGAAGACCTTAGTAAGGTTTTTGCCGAGTATGGCAGCGTGAAGCGCGTTCAATTACCCACTGACAGGGAAACTGGCAGATCGAGAGGTTTCGGTTTTGTCGAAATGCAATCAGAAGACGAAGAAAGCTCAGCTATTCAAGCCTTAGATGGTGCTGAATGGATGGGTCGCGCAATGAAGGTTAATAAAGCAAGACCGCGAGAAGAACGAGGTAATAGACGCTCCGGTGGTGGTGGAAATTGGGGCTAGTAACGGAAGCCCAAACTTCTGGAATGGTAATACAGTATTGGTAAATATGGTTCGCTCTTTCCAACGAAATTTATTCTATTTCTTATGAAAATCGCGTTGGTAAAAAATCTTAAGTTTAAATCGTAATACCGAGATAAACAGCTTCACCACAGTCAATTCTGTTATACCACTTCACCGAAGTATTTTAGCAAAGCAAAATACGGTGATACTGCTAATTTCGCAATGCAATATCTTCTAGCAGTTCATATGTATTGATTTAATCTTAAACGATATCTGGTTTAGCACAGACTCTTTCTCAATTGAGGAAATCTTTGAAATCGTTAAGATTGATTAACTTGTGAATTCAATAATATTTATTATAAATTAGGAGCGATCTATTGATGGATTGCTCCTAATTTATTGTTTGCAGTACTGAGTATTAAGTGATGTTTGAATACTGACGAAAACACAGATAGGAATATATTGAGCGCGTAAATTCGTAACTGAAATCTTTGTAATTAAATATTTTTGACTATAACCAAATATCAGATAAAAGCAAGTCATCCAGTATTTTTACTCAATC comes from Rivularia sp. PCC 7116 and encodes:
- a CDS encoding RNA-binding protein; its protein translation is MSIYVGNLSYDVTQEDLSKVFAEYGSVKRVQLPTDRETGRSRGFGFVEMQSEDEESSAIQALDGAEWMGRAMKVNKARPREERGNRRSGGGGNWG